Proteins co-encoded in one Symmachiella macrocystis genomic window:
- a CDS encoding alpha/beta hydrolase family protein produces MRLTLLPLLAVALHSVPVCAADDLATALKQPILTLEQSAKQAAEFVVKRIPKLEQADSAEAWQRDAEALRQKVLEEVVFKGVPAKWRGGQPRVEWLDVIETERGYKIKKLRYEALPGLWIPALLYEPDQLHGKMPAVLNVNGHDSNGKSADYKQLRCINLAKRGILALNTEWLRMGELQGSAYSHDDLATLDLCGVSGLSVFYLAMSRGLDVLTTHPHTDLDRVAMTGLSGGGWQTIILSSLDKRIKVSIPVAGYSSLTQRVLHHDSIGDLEQNPTDLVQSADYVHLTALLTPRPALLIYNRTDNCCFKSPTVRPNTYEPVVPFYQQAGAAEAFEYYENTDPGTHNYELDNRQQLYRFLTKHWSLENSDAAEIPSNDEIMAAEELTVGVPANNTNFRILAEEVAQRLPRELPGTANERRQLLKQILRWDDRTIAGEPQGEPTTVGDLTVSRVLIRDEDWSLPAVMVAPENFTASVMFIADSGFANHADEIAKLAGEGKRVVSFDPVLMGAAQPPGSLYQHAQLIATVGARPLGIQASQILAAVRLANQHFETQGLNVLARGPRSSLAALCADALDTDNQIAAVETAELPETLKAYLREGRKYNRTPETYCFGLLEYFDLPQLRAMGQAEK; encoded by the coding sequence ATGCGTTTGACTTTGTTGCCGCTGCTTGCTGTGGCTTTGCACTCCGTTCCGGTTTGCGCGGCGGATGATCTGGCGACGGCGCTCAAGCAGCCGATTCTTACGTTGGAACAATCGGCCAAGCAGGCGGCGGAATTCGTTGTGAAACGTATTCCCAAGTTGGAGCAAGCGGATTCCGCTGAAGCTTGGCAACGCGATGCTGAGGCCTTGCGGCAAAAGGTGCTGGAGGAGGTTGTGTTCAAAGGGGTACCCGCCAAGTGGCGCGGGGGACAGCCGCGGGTGGAGTGGCTGGATGTGATCGAAACGGAACGCGGTTACAAAATCAAGAAGTTGCGCTACGAAGCATTACCGGGGCTGTGGATTCCGGCGTTGTTGTATGAACCGGATCAGTTGCATGGAAAAATGCCGGCGGTGCTCAACGTCAATGGGCACGACAGCAACGGCAAGTCGGCCGACTACAAACAACTCCGCTGCATCAATCTGGCCAAACGGGGCATACTGGCGCTGAACACCGAATGGTTGCGGATGGGAGAGCTACAAGGTTCGGCCTATTCGCACGATGATTTGGCGACCCTTGATCTGTGCGGTGTGAGTGGGCTGAGCGTGTTCTATTTGGCCATGTCGCGGGGTCTGGATGTACTGACGACTCATCCCCACACTGATCTCGACCGCGTTGCTATGACGGGTCTATCAGGGGGCGGTTGGCAAACGATCATCCTCAGTTCACTCGATAAGCGGATCAAGGTTTCAATCCCGGTCGCCGGTTACAGTTCATTGACGCAACGGGTCCTTCACCACGACAGCATTGGTGATCTGGAACAAAACCCGACCGATCTGGTCCAGTCTGCCGACTACGTGCACCTGACCGCCTTGCTCACGCCGCGGCCGGCGCTGCTGATTTATAATCGCACCGACAACTGCTGTTTCAAATCGCCCACGGTCCGCCCGAATACCTATGAACCGGTTGTCCCGTTTTATCAGCAGGCGGGGGCTGCAGAGGCGTTTGAATATTATGAAAACACCGACCCCGGTACGCACAATTATGAACTCGACAACCGACAGCAGTTGTACCGGTTTTTGACCAAACATTGGTCGCTGGAGAACAGCGACGCGGCGGAGATTCCTTCGAACGATGAAATTATGGCCGCCGAGGAACTGACCGTCGGTGTGCCGGCGAACAACACCAACTTTCGCATCTTGGCCGAAGAGGTCGCGCAGCGACTACCGCGCGAATTGCCCGGCACGGCGAATGAGCGACGGCAACTGCTCAAACAAATTCTCCGCTGGGACGATCGAACAATTGCGGGTGAGCCCCAGGGGGAACCGACAACCGTGGGCGATCTGACGGTCAGCCGCGTTTTAATCCGCGACGAAGACTGGAGTCTGCCCGCTGTCATGGTTGCTCCGGAAAACTTCACCGCGTCCGTGATGTTCATCGCCGACAGCGGGTTTGCCAACCATGCTGACGAGATCGCAAAATTGGCCGGCGAGGGCAAACGTGTTGTCAGTTTCGATCCGGTGTTGATGGGTGCAGCGCAGCCACCGGGTTCGCTTTATCAACATGCTCAGTTGATAGCCACGGTCGGCGCGCGGCCGTTGGGTATCCAAGCGAGTCAGATTCTGGCTGCCGTCCGTTTAGCGAATCAGCATTTCGAAACCCAAGGTTTAAACGTGCTGGCGCGTGGCCCACGTAGCAGTCTTGCCGCACTCTGCGCCGATGCGTTGGATACAGACAACCAGATTGCCGCCGTGGAGACCGCTGAGTTGCCGGAAACGCTCAAAGCCTATCTCCGCGAAGGCCGCAAATACAATCGCACGCCGGAGACGTATTGTTTCGGATTGCTGGAGTACTTTGATCTGCCGCAGTTGCGGGCGATGGGGCAGGCGGAGAAATAA
- a CDS encoding NADP-dependent methylenetetrahydromethanopterin/methylenetetrahydrofolate dehydrogenase encodes MKRILIQLDTDPQPSTFDRVVAVDSDVDELFSYGGITIENAEPLVHGAMFTRGPKDLKSTAIFVGGSDVSAGESVLAQVQKTFFGPVRVSVMMDSNGSNTTAAAAVLCAQRHLDPAGCEAMVLGGTGPVGLRAAQILAGLGANVRLASRSVERAEQACATIRAQVEDAQLKPVATGNDAEIMAACSGAGLIIAAGAAGVQFLSAEQRSSLEALKVAIDLNAVPPVGLEGVDMMDTGKEVDGVICYGAIGVGGLKMRIHKAAVRRLFESNAQVLDTAAIYEIGREIGQ; translated from the coding sequence ATGAAACGCATTCTGATCCAACTCGACACGGACCCGCAGCCGAGTACCTTCGATCGCGTGGTTGCGGTAGATTCCGATGTCGACGAGCTGTTTAGCTATGGTGGCATCACCATCGAAAATGCCGAACCACTCGTGCATGGAGCGATGTTTACACGCGGTCCGAAGGACCTCAAAAGCACGGCGATATTTGTGGGTGGCAGTGACGTGTCCGCTGGCGAATCTGTGTTGGCCCAGGTGCAAAAAACGTTTTTCGGTCCGGTACGGGTCTCGGTGATGATGGACTCCAACGGCTCCAACACAACCGCCGCAGCGGCTGTGCTGTGTGCTCAACGGCACCTGGACCCCGCAGGCTGTGAGGCGATGGTCTTGGGCGGAACCGGTCCGGTGGGATTGCGGGCAGCGCAGATTCTGGCCGGCTTGGGGGCAAATGTTCGTTTAGCCTCGCGCTCGGTCGAACGGGCTGAACAAGCGTGTGCCACGATTCGCGCGCAGGTTGAAGATGCACAACTCAAGCCGGTCGCTACTGGGAACGATGCGGAAATCATGGCGGCCTGCAGTGGGGCCGGGTTGATCATTGCCGCTGGGGCAGCGGGCGTGCAATTCCTTTCTGCCGAACAACGCAGTTCACTCGAAGCTCTGAAAGTCGCCATCGACCTCAACGCCGTACCGCCAGTCGGATTGGAGGGTGTCGACATGATGGATACGGGGAAGGAAGTCGACGGCGTGATCTGCTACGGCGCAATCGGCGTGGGCGGCCTCAAAATGAGAATCCACAAAGCCGCTGTGCGACGGTTGTTTGAATCCAACGCGCAGGTGTTGGATACGGCGGCGATTTATGAGATTGGGCGAGAGATCGGGCAATAG
- the fae gene encoding formaldehyde-activating enzyme, producing the protein MSMYVGESLVGEGNEVAHIDLLIGDKTGPVGAAFASALADQSMGHSNLLAVLEPNLAVKPSTVMITKVTIKGAKQAVQMFGPAQFAVAKAVADSVEEGVIPKDQCEDLVIVCGVFIHWEAEDDKKIFEYNYAATKESIARAMKNEPSADEMVAKKSAASHPFSGV; encoded by the coding sequence ATGTCGATGTACGTTGGAGAATCGCTGGTCGGCGAAGGGAATGAAGTGGCCCATATCGATCTGTTGATCGGCGACAAAACCGGTCCGGTCGGTGCGGCATTTGCCAGTGCATTGGCTGATCAGTCGATGGGACACAGCAACTTGCTGGCCGTGCTCGAACCGAACTTGGCCGTCAAACCTTCGACCGTAATGATCACCAAGGTCACGATCAAGGGTGCCAAGCAAGCCGTGCAAATGTTCGGCCCCGCCCAATTTGCCGTCGCCAAAGCCGTGGCTGACAGCGTCGAAGAAGGTGTGATCCCCAAAGATCAATGCGAAGATTTGGTGATTGTCTGCGGCGTCTTCATTCACTGGGAAGCCGAAGACGACAAGAAGATCTTCGAATACAACTACGCCGCCACCAAGGAATCGATCGCCCGCGCCATGAAAAATGAGCCGAGCGCCGACGAAATGGTCGCCAAAAAAAGCGCCGCCAGCCACCCGTTCTCAGGTGTGTAA
- a CDS encoding ATP-grasp domain-containing protein: protein MPKERPPTNPQPLLICGASARAAAFSALRAGIGPVCADLFADTDLARAATVVRIPHYPNDIAATVAQLPPADWIYTGALENFPQTIADIAKQRTLLGNSPATLARVRDPFALSHHLQEQDFPVLQVRDQQDQPEPDGTWVCKPLHSAGGARISHWNIAAAVSLSRHPPVYFQRRADGEAYSALFMAFPSGAELIGVTRQLVGVTEFHAAPFAYCGSIGPTTLPYAVERQIQEMGQTIARFGEMRGLFGCDFLYDGDTAWLTEVNPRYTASVEVFERCWDLPLLDWHCRACRADARPTEEQHSSHDDFRRQVALSRVQQTGVSAKAIVFAPEAYSVPDLESRFAAPPLPWSPQIADIPPPGSTIEAGHPICTVFADGASEDDGFAQLVNLSRTINAPKSGGNS from the coding sequence ATGCCCAAAGAACGCCCCCCAACCAATCCACAGCCGCTGCTGATTTGCGGCGCCAGTGCCCGTGCAGCGGCTTTCTCGGCTCTCCGCGCGGGCATCGGGCCGGTCTGTGCGGACCTGTTTGCCGACACCGATCTGGCCCGCGCCGCCACGGTGGTGCGCATTCCTCATTACCCCAACGATATCGCCGCCACGGTCGCCCAATTGCCGCCGGCAGACTGGATCTACACCGGAGCATTGGAAAACTTTCCCCAAACCATCGCTGACATCGCCAAACAACGGACGCTGCTCGGCAACAGCCCCGCCACATTGGCTCGAGTGCGCGATCCGTTCGCCTTGTCACACCACCTGCAGGAACAGGATTTCCCGGTGCTTCAGGTCCGCGATCAACAAGATCAACCGGAGCCGGATGGAACATGGGTCTGCAAACCGCTCCACAGCGCCGGCGGCGCTCGGATCAGCCATTGGAACATCGCCGCCGCAGTTTCATTATCACGACACCCCCCGGTCTATTTTCAACGCCGGGCCGACGGAGAGGCCTATTCCGCACTGTTTATGGCGTTTCCCAGCGGAGCGGAACTGATTGGTGTCACGCGGCAATTGGTCGGCGTGACGGAGTTTCATGCCGCTCCCTTCGCCTATTGCGGCTCGATCGGCCCCACCACGCTGCCGTACGCCGTGGAACGTCAAATCCAAGAGATGGGACAAACGATTGCGCGGTTTGGAGAAATGCGAGGCTTGTTTGGCTGCGATTTTTTATACGATGGAGACACAGCCTGGCTAACGGAAGTGAATCCCCGTTACACCGCATCGGTCGAGGTCTTCGAACGGTGTTGGGACCTCCCCCTGCTGGATTGGCATTGCCGGGCCTGCCGAGCGGACGCGCGTCCGACTGAAGAGCAGCATTCGTCCCACGATGATTTTCGCCGGCAGGTTGCCCTATCCCGCGTTCAACAAACGGGCGTCAGCGCCAAGGCGATTGTTTTCGCCCCGGAGGCCTACTCGGTCCCCGACTTGGAAAGCCGTTTTGCCGCTCCGCCACTGCCCTGGTCACCCCAAATCGCCGACATCCCACCGCCGGGCAGCACGATTGAAGCGGGGCATCCCATTTGTACCGTCTTCGCCGACGGGGCAAGTGAGGACGACGGTTTCGCGCAACTTGTGAACCTCTCGCGAACGATCAATGCACCCAAGTCAGGCGGAAATAGCTGA
- a CDS encoding mandelate racemase/muconate lactonizing enzyme family protein, with product MSKSTDVRILEARCTFESLDFRTPLKFGGRVVESTELINVEVDVESRDGRVATGFGSMPLGNIWAWPSAEVTPDQSAAAIKKMAQQTVELAEAYPEFDHPLDTIYRLSGEYSHMAGKIVQKMEIAGEFPELAQMVAASPLDAALHDAYGRAADMNSYDMLSEEFMNYDLAEYLDEQFAGEYLDQYTLRTPKPKMPLYHLVGALDPLTTADVQEPIGDDLPETLEEWIAADGLTHLKIKLNGDDLDWDVARVAAIDQVAAQAQAARGCSEWFYSLDFNEKCADVQYVLDFLARIRDQRGEAWDRVQYIEQPTHRDLKANPENRMHEAAKLKPVVIDESLIDYDALLLSREQGYSGVALKACKGHTEALLMAAAAQKMEMFLCVQDLTCPGFSFLHSASLAARIPGVAAIEGNGRQYCPAGNKRWAKLFPAMFKITDGTVATSELDGLGLGF from the coding sequence ATGTCAAAGTCCACCGACGTCAGGATTCTTGAAGCCCGTTGTACATTCGAATCATTGGACTTCCGCACGCCGCTCAAATTCGGCGGGCGCGTCGTGGAATCGACTGAGTTGATCAATGTCGAGGTCGACGTGGAAAGCCGGGACGGCCGGGTGGCCACCGGGTTCGGCAGCATGCCGTTGGGCAATATCTGGGCCTGGCCTTCCGCTGAGGTCACGCCGGATCAATCGGCGGCGGCCATTAAAAAAATGGCCCAACAAACCGTCGAACTGGCCGAAGCCTATCCCGAGTTCGATCATCCGCTCGACACGATCTACCGTCTCTCCGGCGAATACTCGCACATGGCTGGCAAGATCGTGCAGAAAATGGAAATCGCCGGCGAATTCCCCGAGCTAGCGCAAATGGTCGCCGCCAGTCCGCTCGATGCCGCCTTGCATGATGCCTACGGCCGCGCGGCGGACATGAATAGCTACGACATGCTTTCCGAAGAGTTCATGAACTACGACCTCGCCGAATATCTCGACGAGCAGTTCGCAGGGGAGTATTTGGATCAATACACGCTCCGCACACCCAAACCCAAGATGCCGCTGTATCATCTCGTCGGCGCTCTCGATCCGCTAACCACGGCCGACGTCCAAGAACCAATCGGCGATGATCTGCCGGAAACGCTCGAGGAATGGATTGCCGCCGACGGATTGACGCATCTGAAAATTAAGCTCAACGGCGACGATCTCGACTGGGACGTCGCTCGCGTGGCGGCCATCGATCAAGTGGCGGCGCAGGCGCAAGCAGCACGGGGTTGCAGCGAATGGTTTTACTCGCTCGATTTCAACGAGAAATGCGCCGACGTGCAATACGTGCTCGATTTCCTGGCCCGTATCCGTGACCAACGGGGCGAAGCGTGGGACCGCGTGCAATACATCGAGCAACCGACGCACCGTGATCTCAAAGCCAATCCCGAAAACCGGATGCACGAAGCAGCCAAACTCAAACCGGTCGTCATCGACGAATCGCTGATCGACTACGACGCCCTGCTGCTCAGCCGCGAACAAGGCTACTCCGGCGTCGCACTCAAAGCCTGTAAAGGGCACACCGAAGCCCTGTTGATGGCCGCAGCGGCACAGAAAATGGAGATGTTCCTCTGTGTGCAGGATCTCACCTGCCCAGGTTTCTCCTTCCTGCACTCCGCCAGCCTAGCCGCCCGCATCCCCGGTGTCGCCGCCATCGAAGGCAACGGACGCCAATACTGCCCCGCCGGCAACAAACGCTGGGCAAAACTCTTCCCCGCCATGTTCAAAATCACCGACGGCACAGTAGCCACATCCGAGCTGGACGGCCTGGGACTGGGGTTTTGA
- a CDS encoding DUF4345 domain-containing protein: protein MNSSQIFLVVAAVGLTPIAISYGAMPQTSLEYLLDLSVESTNEKHIFRAIMGLYLALAVFWLFGAFNGKLRQAALWSLVVFMLGLAAGRTLSLIMDGIPHILLLVYLMMELGFGVLGLLLLSRSGASVPDS from the coding sequence TTGAATTCAAGTCAAATATTTTTGGTGGTGGCGGCAGTGGGGTTGACGCCAATAGCGATTTCTTATGGCGCGATGCCGCAAACCAGCCTTGAGTATTTATTAGATCTTTCTGTGGAGAGCACGAATGAGAAGCACATATTCCGCGCCATCATGGGGCTCTATCTAGCACTGGCTGTTTTTTGGCTCTTTGGCGCATTTAATGGGAAATTACGGCAAGCTGCCCTATGGAGTCTTGTCGTATTCATGTTGGGGTTGGCCGCTGGCAGAACATTGAGCTTAATAATGGACGGAATACCTCACATCCTACTTCTCGTATATTTGATGATGGAACTCGGATTCGGCGTTTTGGGCCTCCTGCTACTATCGCGGTCCGGTGCGTCGGTACCCGACAGTTGA
- a CDS encoding GNAT family N-acetyltransferase has product MTIADSQTGDAVVKATAAQTSTVIDIIARAFDDDPAVNWFVRQDHRRSAAVRQFFQMMAETLYLRHDENYLMSDGTGATMWLPPGISTQVGLLETLQQLPAVLRTVRWQGLRRLLQVQAVVDGNHPHEPHYYLFAIGTLPELRGQGIGSKLMQPMLERMDREGMPAYLENSKEQNLPFYERHGFEVTQQIQFPNGGPPLWLMWRKPR; this is encoded by the coding sequence ATGACCATAGCTGATTCTCAAACTGGCGATGCGGTGGTCAAAGCGACTGCTGCTCAGACTTCGACCGTGATCGATATCATTGCCCGTGCCTTTGATGATGATCCGGCTGTGAATTGGTTTGTGCGGCAGGATCACCGGCGTTCGGCGGCGGTTCGTCAGTTTTTTCAGATGATGGCCGAGACGCTCTATCTACGGCACGACGAAAACTACCTCATGAGCGACGGCACCGGGGCGACGATGTGGTTGCCGCCGGGGATCAGCACGCAAGTCGGCTTGCTGGAAACGCTCCAACAACTCCCCGCTGTGTTGCGCACCGTCCGTTGGCAGGGCTTGCGGCGGCTGTTGCAGGTGCAAGCGGTCGTCGACGGAAACCATCCGCACGAGCCGCACTATTACCTCTTCGCCATCGGCACACTCCCAGAACTGCGCGGCCAAGGAATCGGTTCCAAACTGATGCAACCAATGCTCGAGCGCATGGACCGCGAAGGAATGCCCGCCTATTTAGAAAACAGCAAAGAACAGAACCTACCGTTTTACGAACGGCACGGCTTCGAGGTCACGCAGCAGATTCAATTCCCCAACGGCGGCCCGCCGCTGTGGCTGATGTGGCGCAAACCGCGCTAG
- a CDS encoding 3'-5' exoribonuclease YhaM family protein, with the protein MSRRTVRELVDGESVEEIYVIADKQLRANRNGNTYLLANLRDKTGAISGLMWNVNEPAMAHIDSGDFVKVQAKVQMFQGTLQMILTKIEGVPADGLDPEEFAPQAACDVQRLTVRLTELVADLDDENVRLLLQRFLADETFMQGFTQAPAGTKAHHAYLGGLLEHAVNMMEVADRIAPLYPDVDFNLVKAGVLLHDSGKIRELGYEDSFLYTDAGQLLGHLVIGVEMLNEKLNDWNAENETPFPEETALRIKHLILSHHGTHDFGSPKVPMTPEAVVLHHIDNLDAKVNEFLRDIDDDPNVKSRWTAYNQRLGRKLFKGSNNGEANE; encoded by the coding sequence ATGTCACGCCGTACCGTTCGTGAATTAGTTGACGGAGAGTCCGTCGAAGAAATCTATGTCATCGCCGACAAACAACTGCGGGCCAACCGCAACGGCAATACCTATCTATTGGCCAATCTCCGCGACAAAACCGGCGCGATCAGCGGCTTGATGTGGAACGTCAACGAACCGGCGATGGCTCACATTGATTCCGGTGACTTCGTCAAGGTGCAGGCCAAAGTGCAGATGTTCCAAGGGACGCTGCAAATGATCCTCACCAAGATCGAAGGCGTCCCAGCCGACGGACTCGACCCCGAAGAATTCGCCCCGCAAGCGGCCTGCGACGTCCAGCGGCTGACCGTACGGCTCACGGAACTGGTCGCCGACTTGGACGACGAGAACGTGCGGTTGCTGCTCCAACGTTTTCTGGCCGACGAAACGTTTATGCAAGGCTTCACGCAAGCCCCCGCCGGCACCAAAGCGCATCATGCGTACCTGGGGGGATTGTTGGAACATGCGGTCAACATGATGGAGGTTGCCGACCGGATCGCGCCGCTGTACCCCGATGTCGACTTCAATCTGGTCAAAGCGGGTGTCCTGTTGCACGATTCGGGAAAAATCCGCGAGCTGGGTTACGAGGACAGTTTTCTCTACACCGACGCCGGACAACTGCTGGGCCACCTAGTCATTGGCGTTGAGATGCTGAATGAAAAACTGAACGACTGGAACGCCGAAAACGAAACGCCCTTCCCTGAAGAAACCGCCCTGCGGATCAAACACCTGATTCTCAGCCATCATGGCACACACGATTTCGGCAGCCCCAAGGTGCCGATGACGCCCGAAGCGGTTGTGCTGCATCACATCGACAACCTCGATGCCAAGGTGAACGAATTTCTCCGCGATATCGACGACGACCCCAACGTCAAATCCCGTTGGACAGCGTACAATCAACGACTGGGCCGCAAGTTGTTTAAGGGGTCCAACAACGGCGAGGCGAACGAATAA